GTCCAAAAACTTgtcttattttaaaaacaataaaatagaaagagtAAAGAATTAACCAATGATATAATATGTTATTAAActatcaatatataatatttaaaaaataataaaaaattaatctaaaCGGTCTAAATTTGTCTTATTTACCATTCATTAATTGTTGCTAGAATTAATAAAtgctaaataaaacaaatttaaacTGTTTTAGCTGATTTTTTTATTGTCTTCTTAGCATTATATCAGTTAATataaataatgataaatattatacttttatatatattaaatgaAAAAGGATCTTTACTCTTTAGCATCAGCAGGACAATGAGGTTCAAAAATGGAGCAATCATGACCAGAATAGCATGCATTGCATTCACAAATAGGTCCATATATATAACTCTTATTATTGCCTTTAATAAAATCCAAACTATCTATGAATGCTCTTCCATGCCCTGAGCATGATACAATATCCACAATTTCAGCTTCCTCAGCAGCTGAGATACTCCAATCTAACTCATCACAATCTTCTTCTCCACTCACAAATGGTGGGTTAGAGGCAGATTTTGATATCATTATTAGAGTCAATGCTATTAAATACATGTACACTACTAGGTTCTTCCTCTTTGCCATtgtgcctttttttttttgttaattctatTGGAAATTAAATTCTTCATGCAAATTAATTTGTATGTGGTGCATAGGTatttatattgattttttttcttgggCCAATGCATGCATatatgtaaaaattaatatattctATTTGACTATAGGGTATTGCTATGCGGTAGGAATTTGTGTGAAGAAATgatcttttaaatttaattattttagccGATGGAATGTCGTATAGTCACTAATAAATATTAGAATTTGTTGTAAAAGATGTCGGAgtaaaaaactcaaaaaaaaaaaaaaaaatcaaaggacTGAATGTATTGACATATAGAATGTATGTGTATAAGTCTTTTGGGTAATTAAACAAACCATATACAAATAAATATATAGTCaatttattattgaattgaCTTTTGGTGTTTAAAGAAAGATGTATGTGTATATTTAGAGGAGTGTTATGGGTcagtagattttgtgatttataaTGATCAATTAATCACTGTCATTAATACCTTTAATAGTATGAGATTACATCTAATAACAATGTGGAATcgaattatttactttttttttttgattaaGTGCTtgctaaattttaataaaagtgttgACTCTCtaaattttttcttatatttatcTCCAAAACTtcttttgatttattatttacaCAACATGTTGCAAAACTCTAATCGAATAATATTAGAAAATCagcaaaatttattatttttataaagttgttactcaataatatttaaaaatattgactcaaaatatattattagacTATTAAAGTAAATATATTAGACTCATGACTAAAAATATTAaccaatataaaataaaattattaatctttaaatttttttcagaCTAAGTATCTTTTAGAACTTCATTTGAGCTGTACGCTCACTAAGTCTTAACTTATTAATCTAATAATTGGATCTACTTAATCCAAAGGACTTTATTCATTTAGataacaatttatttattaatggCAAACTCTATGATAGAGTAAAATTTAATGTTGAATTAACCTTACGATTATTCCAAATGATACAAAATTAAACCTAGCTCAATCTGCTCATAAAACTATTTATTTTCGTGGGTAAAAAAAAAGGGGCAAATTACAAAAGTACATGGAAATATGGAAAGCTAATATAATACTTTCTCATCATCAGCAAtaatgcttcttcttcttcttattattattattattattattattatatatatatatatatatatatatatatatccaacaataataatgatttaattttattatactaCTAGAACATGGATATATACACATATACATATATGTGGAGATTGAATAAGATAATTGTATCTAATCCTTAGCAACAAGAACAGTGAGGTTGTTTATAAGAATATCAAAATCATCTTGGCTCCTTATGAGACTGAGACGCACGTAACGATCATCACCACTGTACATACTTCCTTCATGGCCATTAATGCCAGCAGCTTTAAGAATGTCATAGCAATTCTTATCTTCTTCTCTCTCACACTTCAACCACGCGTATGCTGTCACCAAATTGAACAAGTTTTTTCATTTCAACGTAAAAAGTAAATACCTTAGGAGACCACTTcgataaaaatacaaaaaaatgtCTTTTGTTTTAAAAGACGTTTACATGTGTTATAATATTATTGGACATCTTTATTAAACTaaataacaatttattttttaataaattagaataaaattagtttattatagcaacaataataaatttaattgttcccattataattattagattcGATTTGATCCAATCGATTTACAAAATCTAAATCAaatcatgtttaaattttttgataaaaagacaaatatatctctgatttttgttaaaaaaacaaaaaaatataatccaGTAAATTAGTCGGTTCGACCGGATCTGATAACAATTGagtttattgttattgttataaaaaattgGTTTTATTCTAAAAggttaagaaattaaaaaaataactaattcatTAATACGTTTAATAATAATGCGACACATAAATATCTTTATAAAAAGACATTTTACATGTCTTTATGGGAACATCTTCCAATACCTTAAGACAAAGTATCAGAAGCTAATTTTTTAACCAATAAAGTAGTCAATACTTAAATATTCAAAAgaagtatttaaaataaaaaacaataaaaacatctaaatctcaaataaaaaatatatctaaaaataaaataaaactaatttaggatataaaatttataatttaatttaaaatttaaaatttaaaatgaccgattaaaatagaaaatttaaaatttaaattttagaatttaaaatttaagataagtGAAATTTTGATATTTAGAAGAGAACTTATTAATTCAAAAGTGAAATAACTTTTTTGTAATAAGTCATATATTTAATgtatcaaacacaattttttattagttcataattttttttctttttttttaaatatatatctaCTTAACATAGGCATTGCAATATTTAATAACTTCACAATGGAATCATGGTCTACCTGGTGAAGGATCTCGAACTCTTTTAAAGAAGGTGCAATATTGAGGAGATAGTTTCTGTAAAGAAAAACGTTTTGACTTTGATATAATTTGTTTGAGCCTTGACCAGCGATCTCTCATTGTTGAATATCCAAATTGAAATATCTCATTTCTATCTCCTTCTTCAAGAATTACATTCAAAAGCTTCAAAGCTCTAAGCTGTGCCTCCCGAGAAATTCCCACGGTGTTTAATTCCAAGTATGTCAACATCTTTTCATACACACCCTTATCCTTTATTATTGCCCATCTATAATTATAATTCAATcataacaataatatataacACTTATATTAGGGTAATCAATCACAGTCATCcggtaaaaaaaaatattgaagaaaaattattactttcaaatatattatgtatgtaaaaaaattgaagaaaaattattaCTTCCAACTCCAAACATCATACTGGTCTAAGATTCTTTCTAACATTGAATCTGCAAATAAAGTATTGAATTTATTCTAACATGTTATGCTAAACACAAGATTAAATAATATCGTTTTATTTTAATGTTTGaataaaacaaaatgaaaagacaaagaaaaatatatataatatataaatcatTTTATCTTTATTCATTTTGTTTTGCTTAGTTTAAGCATTAAAATAAAACGATTTGATTTTGTCTCATGTCTAATGTGACAGATCAAAATTAGTTTAacattctatttattttatcaacttctaaaaaaaattaaaaaattaatataatatccTAAGCTAGATCtcgaaaataaatataataaattttaaacttaaaaaactaaaataataaaaatcgtGAATTCAAATcactataaaaatataatcttGCTAATTGATTTAGTAGTTAAATTTTGTATACacgtaacattttttttatatctctACAGATTTCTTAACaaatttatcttaaaaaatGACCATATGACTTTGACTCCaaagttttaaaatttgaatttataatttttttaattatattttcatggaaaagaaaaaaagccgTATGACTATGAatcaatatatttaattttcaaattgatttataaataatatttcaagatatatatatatatatatatatatatatatatatatatatatatatcataaattaattagtattgtgaaattgataataaatttttcatgataaatatatatgtatctcACCCAAATCTAGTGCCAGCATGACCTGTGAGCTTAGAAATTGTAAAAGTTATGAGATCATCATCAGCTGGAGAAGGAAGAGGTGTGAAATGTGGCCAATAATAAGCTCTATCGTTAATGGTTTTAACGTTTGGTCCTTCAAGAACTGCCTTAGTTAATTTCCCATCTGGATTGTTTGGTGAAGTCACAAATTCAATGAATGTTGTGCCATTATTATCTGTGTTGTTCTTCCATAAAGATGTGTCCCCTTCATATCTATAATCCCTTGAATTGAAAAGCTCTGTTTGTGTTCTATACACCTGCATGATGAGTGTTAATGTTACAAGTGTGAAGAATGTATGAAGTTAGTCTCACATCACAGAAAATAAGAAAGAGTGAAAAATTCATAAGATGAGAgacttattaatttattattttaaggTTTTGAATTAGATGTGATGTTTTTGTGATGCTAATATAATTTATGTgtgatataatatataattatattctttatataatttgatgattatttatttatttatttattttatactttaacTATTCATCTTTTCATAAATATATAAGAATTTTTGTCTACGTTataatgttttaattttttgatatatttataaatcataagtttttttttatttggaaaacataattatgaattgaatttaaatacaaaaaatttgcattcatgtgtattatatttaaaaaacaaaacaacTTATCAgtattagaatatatatatatatattaaaagaaataaagtaaTATAATTAACTCTCACAAAGTTAACATACAAGCTTAAGCCAAATTATCTTagcaaaattaaaaagaaaattctaATAAACCAAAAACATATGTAACGAACCATAATTAATAAAGGAATGATTCAGTTggtctttataattttatcgaatttttaattaggtctatctatacttttttattttaaattgatttatatACTATATCAGACTTTGTAACTAAATTTGTcacaaaaatattagaattaattgaatattctgttaaacaaaataaaatattcatttaatTAATAGGCATATTCATTTTACTTAAtagaatattctattaattctGACGTTTTTGTTATGACAgaaacttaattacaaaatttaatataatataaaaactcaattaaaaaaaaaatacaagaacatcaCTAAAAATTCGGTAAAATTCATTAAATCATTAATAAACCAAGAAATATATATCtattaaaatactaataatgtatataaaaaataattatggaGAGCTTACTGGGAAATGTGGGGCAGTGGCTACTACTTTTGCTGGATTGAGCGAAGAGTGATTGTTGTTAGGAGAGAATGCATAAACTGCAGCATTGAAGAGTTGTGTTGATCCACCACCAAATACTATGTACCTTCCATCAGTGACTGCATTTCCAACAATCTCATGCAGTTTTTTTATATGATCCACCAGCAACTGTGATATATATGATCCATCACTGTATGTGTATCCCATTCTGTGCCACCCTGATACTAACACTGCACTACTTGCTGAATGCCTCATCCAAAACGGTTCTAGAAAATATGGATCTCCGCTGATcaaaattatttattccaaaagtttaaaatgttagaaaataataaataaatagtatatatacacataaaataaactctttttcttattttaaagcTTTTTTAAacgaattaatttttttatttttagaagactgggataataaaaaggtttaattactctgttggtctctatagtttcgtaaaatttttaattaggtccctatactttttttctttttaattaagtccctacactaattttttttttcaattaagtccttcttagtagtaattggcttaattttataggtacctaactaaaaaaaaagaaattggtATATAGGGAcctaaataaaaggaaaaaaaaagtattgggactcaattaaaaaaaattttggtacaaggactcaattaaaagaaaaaaaaagtataaagacctaattgaaaatttcgcaaaactatagagaccaacagaataattaaacctaataaaaattgaacattaaattaattttttttattaataatcaaCAATTCTTTTACATTATTAATCATAGGTCAAAATCATTGGAAATAAAAATTGAGATTGAGTTAAATTCTCCTCATGCATGGATGAGATTCTATCAAGAGAAAAATTTAAGCGCTAACAATTTTATATTCAGCAGTCTAATATTTTTAACTTACTAGTAATTCATCACCATACTTTTAATCgactttttcaaattaaatatcattttaaataaaaataataaattatattagtCCTATAACATTACTTTCTAATTTATctctaaatatatttaaaatgacGGAAATTATTCTTTTGTGACGAAAGTGATTAGGGTTTAGTGATTTACTCTCCAGCATTAGCAGCACAATGAGATGAAAAGTTGGAGCAATCGGAGCCACTATAACATGGATTGCATTCACAAACAGGTTCATGGCCGTTCAGAACCAAGCCATCTAAGTATGCCCTTCCATGCCCGGAGCATGGTATCGCCGCCACTGCCTCCGCTTCCTCCGCCGCACCGGTGCTCCAAGTTGTTCCACACACAAACAAGTTTGAGCTACACAATGAAATTAAGATGCTGATAGTGAGTGTTAAATAAATTGGACTCATCATTTTTGGTCAATAAGGTTCTGATGATACCTTTGTGGCTaatggttatatatatatatatatatatatatacccagATTAAtcagttttcaaaatcaattaggattttttttttcatttttgggTTCACACAGACctaacttatttttaaattataaacatTTTCGTATTATATTACAAAATCATTTATTCTAAAAGATTGAAATGATAATATATGAATACTTAATATctatcataaaaataattttgatctttttaattgttaataACAATATTAGAGATGATtacagtttaattttttattttattatttaataattttatattttattattacagTTTAATTatgatagttaaaaattatcTATCATAAATAATTGGTATAAAGTTTTGAGATCCTTAAAAAAAGTATTTAAGTATAAAAAAAGCATATGCAAAAATTTATGCTTCAAATCTAAAATATAGTATTATATAAAGTACGTATTATAATATAAGAAAGCTTTTAAATATATCAATGTATTGGTgttttagtaaattttaatcgttgatcttaattatatatattatatacatacatattttataattaaaatcaacgattaaaaattatttaaatatcaatatatccgtacacttaaaattttttcaatatatatatatatatatatatatatatatatatatatatatatattaatttcattacaatatataacaataatttaTTGAGTGCACGTTTCCTCTAAcggaaattaattaatttttacatgACATACGCAATGTCTATTATCTCACACTTCAAATAATCACATGTTTCCCTTTTATAGTATGTAGTCTTTGTTCAGATCATGGAAAATTCAAATGCCGGTTAATAAGAAACTTCAACTCGCTCGTTGCCGAAAACATGACAAGACaatgattttatttaaattcatcaaatatttaaataattatagattataattatgtaacacaattaatataaaaaataattataatttagtagttaaaaaaataaataagaaacaGCAAGACA
The genomic region above belongs to Arachis stenosperma cultivar V10309 chromosome 5, arast.V10309.gnm1.PFL2, whole genome shotgun sequence and contains:
- the LOC130983016 gene encoding tryptophan aminotransferase-related protein 4-like; its protein translation is MMSPIYLTLTISILISLCSSNLFVCGTTWSTGAAEEAEAVAAIPCSGHGRAYLDGLVLNGHEPVCECNPCYSGSDCSNFSSHCAANAGDGDPYFLEPFWMRHSASSAVLVSGWHRMGYTYSDGSYISQLLVDHIKKLHEIVGNAVTDGRYIVFGGGSTQLFNAAVYAFSPNNNHSSLNPAKVVATAPHFPVYRTQTELFNSRDYRYEGDTSLWKNNTDNNGTTFIEFVTSPNNPDGKLTKAVLEGPNVKTINDRAYYWPHFTPLPSPADDDLITFTISKLTGHAGTRFGWAIIKDKGVYEKMLTYLELNTVGISREAQLRALKLLNVILEEGDRNEIFQFGYSTMRDRWSRLKQIISKSKRFSLQKLSPQYCTFFKRVRDPSPAYAWLKCEREEDKNCYDILKAAGINGHEGSMYSGDDRYVRLSLIRSQDDFDILINNLTVLVAKD